The Chanos chanos chromosome 6, fChaCha1.1, whole genome shotgun sequence genome includes a region encoding these proteins:
- the mfrp gene encoding membrane frizzled-related protein: MMEPSEISEDNSSELCKNVFCNPAFEPENDRDEVKDSFKVDVPPQPSKGPSTRRGVLSLCVVRLRGSWCGWSAVVVSAAVLLLVTALGLTLALTLTQLNSESTEGGMPSPLDSWNGDGVPHSLHPLHSTVVPQPEREPTSPTKCGGVLTDTEGTLSSPNHPGLYPPDSVCVWVISVPPPSLVQIHVSSLGIEGPSPCLFDWLEVREEAEQMSTRFCGNVAPPTVNTNSSVVWITFHSDASIGGNGFSAQYTAISPGQKSCTREEFMCDSGRCLLPVSVCDGQPNCQDHTDEANCSHKHKECGGQKRGPHGSFSSPNHPKPYPHQQLCKWHISVEEGYVIKLSFQNFSLETQDVCEFDYVEVHDSGDTGDGSVLGRYCGSGLPPDLTSSGPIMTVLFVADEGVADSGFFASYQAISILDRTCSPTQFACGSGECVNQDWLCDGWNDCADGADEHDCSNSTYPPFTSSCEPIHVDMCQGLSYNLTSFPNIWLSIADQREAASMLSQYKVLMDLACFEPLRRLVCGIFVPQCSPQGGVLQPCRSICSSAEQQCSQALDLFSLSWPFNCHLLPDTQDPMECSLP, encoded by the exons ATGATGGAACCCTCTGAGATATCTGAGGACAATTCATCCGAGCTGTGCAAA AATGTGTTTTGTAACCCTGCTTTTGAACCGGAGAACGATCGCGATGAGGTAAAAGACAGCTTTAAAGTAGATGTTCCCCCACAGCCTAGCAAGGGACCGTCCACGC GGCGAGGAGTGTTGAGTCTTTGTGTGGTACGTTTGAGGGGTTCTTGGTGTGGCTGGAGTGCAGTGGTGGTGTCAGCAGCTGTACTGCTACTGGTGACAGCCCTGGGCCTTACACTGGCGCTCACTCTTACAC AGTTGAACAGTGAGAGTACTGAGGGAGGGATGCCATCACCCTTAGACTCTTGGAATGGAGATGGAGTACCTCACAGCCTCCACCCATTGCATAGTACTGTGGTTCCCCAGCCCGAAAGAGAGCCCACCTCTCCTACAA AATGTGGTGGTGTCTTGACTGATACAGAGGGAACACTAAGCTCCCCCAACCATCCCGGTCTGTACCCGCcagattctgtttgtgtgtgggtgattaGTGTGCCTCCCCCCTCCCTAGTCCAGATCCATGTGTCCTCCCTGGGCATTGAGGGACCTTCCCCCTGCCTCTTTGACTGGCTGGAGGTCAGAGAAGAGGCGGAGCAGATGTCCACTAG GTTCTGTGGCAATGTGGCGCCACCTACAGTCAACACAAACAGCAGTGTTGTGTGGATTACATTCCATTCTGATGCGAGCATCGGGGGAAATGGCTTCTCTGCTCAATACACTGCCATTTCTCCAGGACAGA AAAGCTGCACCAGAGAAGAGTTTATGTGTGACAGTGGTCGTTGCTTgttgcctgtgtctgtctgcgacGGACAACCAAACTGCCAGGACCACACTGATGAAGCCAACTGCAGCCACAAACACAAGG AGTGTGGTGGTCAAAAGCGTGGACCACATGGTTCATTCTCCAGTCCAAATCATCCAAAGCCATATCCCCATCAACAG CTGTGTAAGTGGCACATATCAGTGGAAGAGGGTTACGTGATTAAGCTGAGTTTCCAAAACTTCAGCCTGGAGACACAAGACGTGTGTGAATTTGACTATGTTGAGGTGCATGATAGTGGAGACACTGGAGATGGCAGCGTTCTGGGAAG GTACTGTGGCTCTGGTCTCCCTCCTGATCTGACATCTTCTGGACCTATAATGACTGTACTCTTCGTGGCTGATGAGGGTGTGGCCGACAGTGGATTTTTTGCCTCCTACCAGGCCATCTCCATCTTGGATA GGACTTGCAGCCCTACGCAGTTTGCTTGTGGCAGTGGGGAATGTGTGAACCAGGACTGGCTGTGTGATGGATGGAATGACTGCGCAGATGGAGCAGATGAGCATGACTGCAGCAACTCCACTTACCCTCCTTTCA CTTCATCCTGTGAGCCCATCCATGTGGACATGTGTCAGGGTCTGAGTTATAACCTCACCTCATTCCCCAACATTTGGCTCTCCATTGCCGACCAGAGAGAGGCTGCCTCTATGCTAAGCCAATACAAA GTGCTCATGGACCTGGCTTGCTTTGAGCCGTTGCGCAGGCTAGTGTGTGGCATTTTTGTGCCGCAGTGCAGCCCTCAGGGTGGAGTGCTGCAGCCATGCAGGTCCATCTGTTCCTCGGCAGAGCAACAGTGCAGTCAGGCTCTGGACCTCTTCAGCCTCAGCTGGCCTTTCAACTGCCACTTACTGCCTGACACCCAGGACCCAATGGAGTGCTCGCTTCCCTAA
- the nudt8 gene encoding LOW QUALITY PROTEIN: mitochondrial coenzyme A diphosphatase NUDT8 (The sequence of the model RefSeq protein was modified relative to this genomic sequence to represent the inferred CDS: inserted 1 base in 1 codon), with amino-acid sequence MQINISSTRLSSSAYSVLLQQAQAQTTKAFVHSSHSTIKTTSQGRLINPVPSKDSEFSKCLMPMKQTNKNQSFIDKEKADLTVGSKIQERCYSIIRDGFHKDLLFRLSRSANKLWTPHLEGWNCFGQLTHQTRGCHSGVPRQAAQMDCLSPENEARCRQRLEPNSALYEKGERERAGRLCWVCLCTVGGEPSFSSFTLRSSKLKGRHKGDVSFAGGKRDPSDRNXVDTALREAREELGIAVGEDRVWGVLKPLRDMSGMMIAPVLANLGPLEALSFKPNPSEVEEIFTLTLAHVCNPHNKGYTHFRTGDRYGYTLPVFRNGKHRVWGLTAVALDHTLKLIVPH; translated from the exons ATGCAAATAAACATCTCTTCTACTCGCCTGTCATCCTCGGCATATTCCGTCCTCCTGCAGCAGGCACAAGCACAAACCACTAAAGCATTTGTTCACTCATCACACAGCACGATTAAAACCACTTCACAGGGACGTCTGATAAATCCTGTGCCATCAAAGGATTCAGAATTCAGTAAGTGCCTGATgccaatgaaacaaacaaacaaaaaccaaagctTTATCGACAAAGAAAAGGCAGACCTTACAGTCGGCAGTAAGATTCAGGAGAGATGTTATTCCATAATTAGGGATGGGTTTCACAAGGACTTGTTATTTCGATTGTCAAGGTCGGCGAACAAGCTCTGGACTCCACATCTAGAAGGCTGGAATTGTTTTGGACAGTTAACGCATCAGACCCGAGGTTGTCATAGCGGTGTCCCGCGGCAGGCTGCCCAGATGGACTGCTTGTCTCCTGAAAACGAGGCACGCTGCAGGCAGAGGCTAGAACCCAACTCCGCGTTGtatgagaaaggagagagggaaagagctgGGCGGCTGTGctgggtgtgtctgtgcactgtgGGGGGAGAgccctccttttcctcttttacaCTTAGATCCAGCAAACTCAAGGGAAGGCACAAGGGTGACGTCAG tttcGCAGGTGGAAAACGAGACCCGTCGGACAGAA GTGTTGACACGGCTTTGCGAGAAGCTCGTGAGGAGCTTGGTATAGCGGTGGGAGAAGATCGGGTTTGGGGTGTGCTCAAACCGCTCCGTGACATG TCTGGAATGATGATCGCTCCAGTTCTGGCTAATCTTGGGCCTTTGGAAGCTCTGTCATTCAAACCCAACCCTAGCGAG GTGGAGGAGATCTTTACCCTCACGCTAGCTCACGTATGCAATCCTCACAACAAGGGCTACACTCACTTCCGCACCGGTGATCGCTACGGTTACACGCTGCCCGTGTTCCGTAATGGAAAACATCGCGTGTGGGGTCTAACGGCGGTCGCCTTGGACCACACGCTCAAACTCATTGTGCCACATTAG